From Aricia agestis chromosome 1, ilAriAges1.1, whole genome shotgun sequence:
taataattatagtataaaTCGAAATTCATATTAGACTTATAAAACCACAAGATTCCAGGATCTCAAAAATACgaatcaaatgagacctttcgAGAAGCCAAGCTTCTGTTTAGGCCCATACGACGTTGCTCTAGTCTAGAGTACTTACCTAAACCAACTGCTAGCGGTGTTGGTACTGTACCACTTCTCATCCCTCTTTCCTGTCCTCCACCACTTTGTATTGGCTCCACCCTTACTCTGGGTCTACGTCTAATGTATAATGCTCCAACACCTTTTGGTCCATACAGTTTGTGGCCTGATATAGACATTAAGTCAATGTTCATGCTATTGACGTCTATAGGCATTTTACCAACTGCCTGAGCAGCATCAGTGTGAAAGAATACTCTGTTCTTCTTACATATAGCCCCAATTTCTGCAATGGGCTGTTTTACACCTGAaatttataaattcaatacaAGTTACAGATATAATTAAGTTTCAGTCAAAAACAACACCAcagtattacataaaaaaaaaacaaataacgaACCTATTTCATTATTAACTGTCATAATAGATACCAAACTAGTTTCTGGTGTGATAGCAGCTTCTAGGTCTTGTAGATGTATAATACCATTTGGTCCAACAGGTAAGTAAGTAACTTTGAAACCCTCTCCTTCCAAAACACGGCATGAATCCAGCACACATTTATGTtcctaaaacaaaataagttgccaaaattacaaaacaaatattatacatattcttATTTCTATAATAACTAAATAACTAATACTTATGGATTTATAAtgtccgaaataaatgattattattatatattattcacATATTTTGTAGCGAGTAGGCAACACAGTCGGTTGACGGTTGCTAGGTGACGGAATGTTAGGAATCGGGATCAGATCGGAAAGATTGTATACTGTATTAcacattgttattttatttacaagcaTTGACAAAAATACTTACAATCTGTGTGGTTATAACATGCTTCTTCTTAGCTGAATAGAAATGTGCCACTCCTTTTATAGCTATGTTATTTGATTCTGTTGCTCCAGATGTAAAGACAATTTCTTTAGGGTCTGCTCCAATTAGGTTGGCAACTTGTTCTCTTGCTTTTTCCACTCCGGCTTCACTCTCCCATCCATATGCATGTGTGCGTGAATGAGGGTTACCATGGTAACTGACCAAATAGGGTAACATAGCATCCAGTACTCTAGGATCCTGGAATATTTTTAGTATGATtcttaaaatttgaaattaattagtatttagtaatatGTAGTGCCCAGATTTATCCAAATTTGGTGGACTAGAATGGCAGATTTCACTAGAGATGtcactgaataataaaaaaatatcgatatcgatatgaAGTTTTTTTATTCAGTGACGTCTCTAGTAAAATCTGCCATTCTAGTCCACAAATTTTGAAATCAAAGACAATACTATTATTTGGAAAAgtatcaatatcaatatttttttattattccgtGACATCTCTAGTAAAATCCACCATTTTTAGTTTACAAATTTTGAAGGCAGGCGTCTTACGTGGTCATTTCGTGTCCATACAGCTTCTTATGTCGAtggtatttacatataaatccGGGCCCTAGTAATATGATATAATTATCACCAGACTACCatattacaaaaacaaataacaataccaCAACCTCTCCTATAATGCAGCAGGAGATCTGGGATACAGTCAAGTACAGTCAAAGGGGAAGTGAAGTTGCAagatattttagatattatctAATGCAAGGTAAAAATAAATTCAGATGCAAACATAAACTTTCGACAAAGATAAAGTTATTGCAAAGATAAGAACTTTGTggtaagtaggtatatatattatgtaaaaaaaagtgTACAAAAAATATCGTTTGTCTTATGTTTCATTAATTGGTTGAGCGGTATAGTTCTAAATAGTTAATAGCTGTAAAGTGACTTACAGTGGGGGTTGTTGCTTGAGCATCAAAATACAACGGCCGACCGACTTCCTCATGTTTGAGCGCAAATTTTTCAtcaactataaaataaaacataatattgtgacctcgttttagtataaattataaaggtaAATAACAAATTACATCATTATTGCGTGAAAACTTACCGGAATGCGACAAAAACTTTTGACCGTGAATCAAGAAGAGAATACAGTTTTCCTGTGGTGTAGATTTTTGCAGCAAAGATTTGGAAAGTATTGGATAACAATTCTTTAATATtcgaaacattttattattactttgtatctttttttcgtaattttgaTAAAGATTGTTAACACTTTTGAGTCTTTTGACGAATGGATACAATAAGTGAAAATTTGAcaaatgacattgacattttgattttttgacaTAAATGACAatgcatttttttatatgtttcaTGCAGGGACTGGTAACAATACCGGTAACAATAAATATCGATTCATGTATCGATACCACTCGAAATTTATATTGATTTTTGTATCGATTTCTAAGAAACTGGAaaaaaaataccggtatttttatCGATACTTCGTACCGATTATGAAGGGTAGATgaaggagaactatcttataagggggatatttgaaaaagtgtccagctgtacgcagtaaataacagttgaaaaatcctccaatgtagccgttggtgacaaaatataaatatatattatttaaatttatttaaataattatatatatatatatatatatatatatatatatatatatatatatatatatatatatatatatatatatatatatatatatattctcggtcctaataatgggggcgctgattccgcttctaATGTGGGGATCCAGCGTAcctacttgtataatggagatcagtggctattcctatctctagtagggccaaaccagagatcaaatattgggaaccgccgttagtcAATTCAAATTATCAATATCAATGTatcaaaaaactatattatatcgATACCAGGTACAGGTTGCTGGCTCCCATAATGTTATCGATATTTGCACCGATAAATATCAATAcctattgctataaaaatatgcCGGTAACAGTCCCTGGTTTCATTCAAGAAGATACCGACTGGAAAAGATCCAAGTTGGATTTAAAAGAACATGTTTTCGAACTTACAACCACCGGTGACTGGGCACACCAAAATCAATAAACTAAAATTgcagaaaaataatatcaaaataggattagtattaattattgagTTTTGCTTTTGACTAATGATTAGCTGTTAACCGCTAATGACACTAAGACAAGTTGctaaataaattatactaaaataaaaaatattttattttatattaatttattcaaagaGGTCATCATATGTCAAGAGAGTCCGGTTAGAATCTTTAGCTGCTGGTGCATTCCGCGGATTCGATGCTTGATTCCAGGATCCTGTTTGTGGTGGTTTTCGTGCAAAAGTAACTCTCCATCCTTCTTCAGTACCATCAAGAGCAGTTTGAGCATGAGTAGCCAGCTCTGATGTCTCAAATGTGACAAAAGCCCtagaatacataaaatatgttttaattttcaagctgaaatttacttttatttgaagaGTAAAAGGTTTGATAGTTATTCTAAAACAAAATCTAAGGAAAATAATTCATGTGTGGTGAATAATCTATAAGcagtataaattacaataaactaTATTGGCTGCATAGGCAGGGcagtatctacataatattttatcataaataaataaataaataaaaaactctttattcaaaccatTAATGAAACAAATCAGATACTTACAAAGAGGGAAAAAGAAACAGTTTGAaatggcggccttactgctggaagcagtttcttccaggcaaccgtAATCATACCTGTTATCATCTGGTTCCTGAACATAAGTGAATGGTTCAAATGAAGCTAGTCGACGTCTAACAACATCCTCTGTAATCTGTGGTCCCGCAATCTGTAAAGTGCTACTTTTGCCACCAGGATTTGGAGTTTCATTACCAGCAGGATGCTGTGGACCTTTTTCCTccctaaaatttaaaacaataataaataaaacaattaaaattaaggacAAGCAGTCGAAATTGACTTAGTCAATGACAGACAAGTTTTGTTTGCTATCAGCCGGTATAGAATAACTTagaatatctatattttttctcTTATTTGTCTGAAACAGAAGCTTGCAGTTTGCACCCATAATATGACCCCTACCTAAATCATCAGTAATTGATGAAGAGGccaattatgatattttttttatattggtaggttaatagttatataatttaagagtaatattgtcctacttccatccatattttaggaccatcaattcaaagtatgaaatcctttctatctctgtaagCTGCCACTAtagagatttttcgcaaataaaaatgttgtttgtcttatcaattATAggaagctacttacaaaaaattagcttgatagttataaaaaaaaatgttctagggctccctgactatttaCTATATCTCAGTATAAAATAAAGTGTTCAATGTTTAATTAAGTAGGTAGATCAAAACAATGCAAACAATTAGTTTTCAGAGTCTGGGAtagattttgaaattaaaaacttacttttCTCTAGCCGTTACAAACGAATCATATAAATATTTCACACGAGGTGCTGGTTTTTCTTCTGGAAGTGGTTCTTGTGATGCGCTAAATGGTTGATAGGAAGCAATGCCGCCAGTTGCTCCTGTTGATCCACTAAGTTTTCTTTCTCGACCtatttaaattaaggtttacttaatttaattaaacaaaaactcTTAAAT
This genomic window contains:
- the LOC121731233 gene encoding cysteine desulfurase, mitochondrial; this encodes MFRILKNCYPILSKSLLQKSTPQENCILFLIHGQKFLSHSVDEKFALKHEEVGRPLYFDAQATTPTDPRVLDAMLPYLVSYHGNPHSRTHAYGWESEAGVEKAREQVANLIGADPKEIVFTSGATESNNIAIKGVAHFYSAKKKHVITTQIEHKCVLDSCRVLEGEGFKVTYLPVGPNGIIHLQDLEAAITPETSLVSIMTVNNEIGVKQPIAEIGAICKKNRVFFHTDAAQAVGKMPIDVNSMNIDLMSISGHKLYGPKGVGALYIRRRPRVRVEPIQSGGGQERGMRSGTVPTPLAVGLGAACEIAQREMAYDHEWMEKLSKRFLEKINSKLTHVIRNGDPEQSYHGCINLSFAYVEGESLLMALKDIALSSGSACTSASLEPSYVLRAIGAEEDLAHSSIRFGLGRFTTVEEVDYTAEKTIKHVERLREMSPLWEMVQEGIDLKNIQWSQH
- the LOC121731271 gene encoding negative elongation factor E, which produces MVYLHFPSNLTEEELMLQAKYQKLKKKKKALQALKAPKQEPEKPILPKRPTEARDAREIARKLIKSGAIQAIKSPPAQPQNATFKRPRAGRERKLSGSTGATGGIASYQPFSASQEPLPEEKPAPRVKYLYDSFVTAREKEEKGPQHPAGNETPNPGGKSSTLQIAGPQITEDVVRRRLASFEPFTYVQEPDDNRAFVTFETSELATHAQTALDGTEEGWRVTFARKPPQTGSWNQASNPRNAPAAKDSNRTLLTYDDLFE